Genomic DNA from Gemmatimonas sp. UBA7669:
CGGCTTTCTCAGCACCCTGTTAGACGTGAGTCGCGCCGGAGTTCCCGGAGACTCAGTTTGGGAATCCCTGGTAGAGGAGCGGCGCGCACTTGCACCGATGCCACTAATGGACGCTACCCGGTCGATACCATATGCAGGTGGCTGGGCGCCGATGACGGGTCGTGTGGAGGCGGTCGATTCCCTTTACCTCACCATCCGAACCCGGAGTGGTGTGCGAGTTGAACCGCTTGCGGCAGTGGATTCCGTGTGGGCCGATCGCTCTGATGGTGGCACACCGGTCGTGTTGGCACTGGCCGTGGTGTGCGGTGTGCTTGGCGGCGTCGTTGGAGGCATTATGGGTGGCCTCATTGGTCGGTCCTTTGATGCAGTGCCGGCCTTTGCTTTGGCCGGGGCAGTAGTCGTGGGCGGGCTGTGCACGGCCAACAGCGGCATGACCGGGGCGAAGTTCGATCAGAGGGAGTTGATATATCCAATACGCGAGGTCAGTTCTCCGCAAACGTCGGGCTTGCTGCCGCCCGATCAATAGCCCACTGGTAGAGAGTGACCAGCGTTGGTGCATCACTGCAAGTAGCAGGCGGGTCTGCAAGTGTAGGCTCAACGTTCTTCACGCACTGAATCCCCAAAGACATGAAAGTTCCAGCTCTCGTTTCACGCATGCCTTCGCTCACAACGGCTCTGGTTCAAATATCGGGCATCGCACTCGCGCTGATTGCACTCTCCGGGTGCTTCGAAAAGAAGAGCGGGACGAACCCATCCGAGACTCCCGCCGGCCCAATGACCTTCTCGACAGGCTTCCTCACGGTTGATTCCGTGCGGCTTGAGTCGACAGATGCAGCACCCATTGCCCGCATCTCGGGCATTGCCGTCGACAGCGGCGGCAGGATAATCATCGCTGACGCATCGGAACGAACCGTGCGGATCTACTCGAGTCAGGGCGAGCTCCTCAAGTCGCTAGGACGGACCGGTGATGGTCCCGGTGAGTTCCGTGAGCCACGATACGTAGTGGCGCTGCCTGGCTCGGAGCTCTTGATTGGCGAGGGTGGAGGGCGTCTTCACCGATATCGCGATGACACCCTGCTGTACTCGGTGCAGATGGACAGCGTCTCATTCATCTCCAGCATGTCACTGGCTCGGCCGGGCGCCATCGTGGTCTCCACCGGCGATCAGCGTGAATCGTCGATTGTGGAATTGAATCTGGAGGGCAAGTTTCAGAGGAGGACTACGGTCTTCAAGGGAATCCCGGTTGGCGAGACTCCGGAAGATCCAAGATGGCAGAGTGTATTCCAGGTGTGGGCTGCCGCATGCGGATCCACTCTGTATGCAGCGGCAACGATAGGGGACAGCATCTGGGAGACTGATTCCGTCGGTGCCATGTGGCGCTCTCACAAGGTGCACTATCAGGGCTACTCTCCCCCGCGACTTCCGTCTCCTGCAAGTCCACCGAATCGCGCGCGACCGTTTGAATCGATCAAGCAATACGATGTCGTTCAGGGTCTCATCTGCGACCCCAAACAGGTCGCATTCACGTATGTTCGCGGTGTGCGGAACTACGGCGATCCGCAGGTGCTCATGATCAGGCGCGGCGAGCAGTGGAGTGCGCACAGTTCGGGTCCGCCTGTCATTCTTCTCCGGTCGGACACCTTGTACAGTCTGTTGCATCCAGGGTCAGACACTACCTGGATTGGGAAGCATGTGCGCCGCTAGGTGTCGAGGCGGGGATGTTATCGCAGAGGAGTCTCCGCACCTACGGTCAAGTAGTCACAGCCAAAAACACCGGGAAATGCTGGCGGCTCTACCCCGCCCTCGCCGCCAGCACCGAGCGCACGTCGTCCACACTGCCGCCCACCGCGCGCAGGGCCACCAGTGCGTGGTACACGAGATCGGCCACCTCCTCCGCCGCGCGCGCCCGATCGCCATCCACACAGGCCGTGGCCAGCTCCACCGCCTCTTCGCCCAACTTCTTGAGGCGCAGGTTGCGATCGCTCAGCAGTTTCTGTGTGTAGCTCGGCTTACCCTCCGCAGCCGGAGCCGCTGCAATGGCTGCCTGACGCGCCGCAATGGTCGCGTCGAGCGCGCCAAACACTTCAGCCCGCAGCGCCTCCTCGCGGAAGCACGACGTGGTGCCTTCATGACAGGCCGGCCCCGCCGGCAGCACACGCGCGAGCACCGCATCGCGGTCACAATCGGCCGTGAGTGACACCACGCGCTGCACGTTGCCGCTGGTGCCACCCTTGTGCCACAGGCCACGACTGCGCGAGTGATAGTGCATCTCGCCCGTGCGCAGGGTGTGCTCCAGCGCCTCGCGGTCGGCATGCGCCACCATGAGCACCACGCCACTGTTGGCGTCCTGCGTGACTACAGTCACGAGGCCGTTGCCCTTGGTGAAGTTGAGGCTGTCGAGATCGAGCAGTGTTGTCATGCGCCAAGAGAGTCGGGCGTGCACAGCACACGCCGCACGTTGTCGGACAGGGCCGCGTTGGTGGCAATCACATCGCCACCAAACGCGGTGGACGCACCACGCCAGTCGGTGAACACACCACCCGCCTCGGTGATGATGGGCGCCACCGCCGCGGAATCCCAGGGGTTCATGATGTCGTCCACCATGATTTCGGCGCGGCCCGTGGCCACCAGCAGATATCCATAGCAGTCGCCCCAGGTGCGGCTCACGCCACACTCTGCCGACAACGCACGCCACGCCTCTCGGCGCAGGGGATGTTCAGGAAAGCGCTCGTCGGTAATGAGCGCCGTAGCCGAAGCCAGCGATGACACGGCGGACACGCGCGCACGCGACCCATTCCACCAGCAGCCCTCACCGGGCGCGGCGGCAATGATCTCGTCCACTACCGGATAGCACGCTGCGCCTGCCAGTACGGTGTCGCCTTCACAGCAGGCCACCAGCGTGCCCCACAGCGGTACACCGCGCACAAAGGCCTTGGTGCCATCGATGGGGTCGAGAATCCAACGCCGACGCGCATCGGGCCGCACGGGTTCGAACTCCTCGCCAAACAAGCCATCCTGCGGGAAGCGCGCAGCAAGCCACTCGCGCGCCTGACGTTCCGCCTCACGATCAGCAATGGTCACCGGCGAGCCGTCGCCCTTGGCTTCCACGTTGAACTCAGCGCGATACCAGCGCATGGCCACCCGCGACGCAAAGCGCGCCACCTCGGCGGCCGCCTGCATGAGCTGCTCTGGCGTTTCGCTCATGCCGCCACGCCAGGTGCAGACGGCGAGCCACGCACCACGAGACCCGCATCACGCATGACCTGCTTGAGTGCCTGCACCGTGGTGAGTCCATCGTGCAGAATGCCCGCCACCAGTACGGCGTCGGCATGGGCCTGCTGCACGGCATCAACCAGGTGCTGCGCCGAGCCGGCGCCGCCCGACGCAATGACGGGCACGTTCACCGCATCGGCCACGGCCCGCGTGATGTCCAGGTCGTAGCCGGTGCGCGCGCCATCACGATCGATGCTGGTGAGCAGAATTTCACCCGCACCGCGTGCCACACATTCCTGTGCCCAGGCCACCGCCTCGAGCGGTGTTTCTTCGCGTCCGCCCTTCACCCACACCTTGTACACGCCGTCGGCGTTCTTCTTGGCATCGATGCTGGCCACCACACACTGCGCACCAAACCGGTCGGCCGCGGCCGTGAGCACCTCAGGGTTGGACACGGCCGCCGAGTTGAGGGACACCTTGTCGGCGCCGGCACGCAGCGCGCGCGCCACATCGTCGGCGGTGCGCACGCCACCACCAATGGTGAGGGGAATGAACAGCTGTTCAGCCGTGCGACGCGCCACATCGAGCAGGGTGGCCCGCTCTTCGGCGCTCGCCGAAATGTCGAGAAAGGTGATTTCGTCGGCGCCCTCGGCTTCGTAGCGCGTGGACAGCGCGACCGGGTCACCCACGTCGCGCAGACCCACGAAGTTCACCCCCTTCACCACGCGTCCGCCCTTCACGTCGAGGCAGACGATGACTCGCCGTGTGAGCATCAGCGCGCCCCGCCTGATGCGGCACCGCCCGAAACATCAAGCTTGACCGCGCCCTTGGTGCTGAACACGGCGCCGGTCTCCACGAGCGCCTCACGCAGCGCAAAGCCCAGGGCCTTGAACGCGGCTTCGATGATGTGATGCCGGTCGGTGCCACGCAACACACGCACGTGAATGGTGGCACGCGCGTTGTCGGCGAACGAACGGAAGAAGTGATCGTAGAGCTTGGCCGGCAGCGGGCCGCGGTAGTAGGGCCGTCCGCCCATGTCCACCACCACCTGCACCAGTGCGTCATCCATGGGCACCGTGCGCTCGCCGTAGCGTGCACAGGTGGCAGGGATGTGCGCGGCAAAGGCCTGGCCAAGCGCGATGGCCACGTCTTCGATGAGGTGATGCCGCAGGTCACCGCGCGCCTGAATGTTGAAGGCCACGCCAGCATAGCGCGAGAGCGCCACCAGCATGTGGTCGAGGAAGGGCTCGGTGGTGGCAATGCTCGACTCCACACCGGCTCCATCGAGGCCGATGCGAATCTGTGTTTCGTTGCTCTCGCGCACCACGACGGTTGCACTGCGGCTCATGCGCCAAACTCCTCGGCAAGTCGGCGTGCATCGATCACGCCCGTGTACAAAGCCATGCCCAGTACCGCGCCGGCCAGGCCGCGGTGTTCGAGCGCTCGCATATCGTCCAACGACGT
This window encodes:
- a CDS encoding 6-bladed beta-propeller gives rise to the protein MPSLTTALVQISGIALALIALSGCFEKKSGTNPSETPAGPMTFSTGFLTVDSVRLESTDAAPIARISGIAVDSGGRIIIADASERTVRIYSSQGELLKSLGRTGDGPGEFREPRYVVALPGSELLIGEGGGRLHRYRDDTLLYSVQMDSVSFISSMSLARPGAIVVSTGDQRESSIVELNLEGKFQRRTTVFKGIPVGETPEDPRWQSVFQVWAAACGSTLYAAATIGDSIWETDSVGAMWRSHKVHYQGYSPPRLPSPASPPNRARPFESIKQYDVVQGLICDPKQVAFTYVRGVRNYGDPQVLMIRRGEQWSAHSSGPPVILLRSDTLYSLLHPGSDTTWIGKHVRR
- the hisIE gene encoding bifunctional phosphoribosyl-AMP cyclohydrolase/phosphoribosyl-ATP diphosphatase HisIE, whose amino-acid sequence is MTTLLDLDSLNFTKGNGLVTVVTQDANSGVVLMVAHADREALEHTLRTGEMHYHSRSRGLWHKGGTSGNVQRVVSLTADCDRDAVLARVLPAGPACHEGTTSCFREEALRAEVFGALDATIAARQAAIAAAPAAEGKPSYTQKLLSDRNLRLKKLGEEAVELATACVDGDRARAAEEVADLVYHALVALRAVGGSVDDVRSVLAARAG
- the hisN gene encoding histidinol-phosphatase, whose translation is MSETPEQLMQAAAEVARFASRVAMRWYRAEFNVEAKGDGSPVTIADREAERQAREWLAARFPQDGLFGEEFEPVRPDARRRWILDPIDGTKAFVRGVPLWGTLVACCEGDTVLAGAACYPVVDEIIAAAPGEGCWWNGSRARVSAVSSLASATALITDERFPEHPLRREAWRALSAECGVSRTWGDCYGYLLVATGRAEIMVDDIMNPWDSAAVAPIITEAGGVFTDWRGASTAFGGDVIATNAALSDNVRRVLCTPDSLGA
- the hisF gene encoding imidazole glycerol phosphate synthase subunit HisF, producing MLTRRVIVCLDVKGGRVVKGVNFVGLRDVGDPVALSTRYEAEGADEITFLDISASAEERATLLDVARRTAEQLFIPLTIGGGVRTADDVARALRAGADKVSLNSAAVSNPEVLTAAADRFGAQCVVASIDAKKNADGVYKVWVKGGREETPLEAVAWAQECVARGAGEILLTSIDRDGARTGYDLDITRAVADAVNVPVIASGGAGSAQHLVDAVQQAHADAVLVAGILHDGLTTVQALKQVMRDAGLVVRGSPSAPGVAA
- a CDS encoding imidazoleglycerol-phosphate dehydratase, encoding MSRSATVVVRESNETQIRIGLDGAGVESSIATTEPFLDHMLVALSRYAGVAFNIQARGDLRHHLIEDVAIALGQAFAAHIPATCARYGERTVPMDDALVQVVVDMGGRPYYRGPLPAKLYDHFFRSFADNARATIHVRVLRGTDRHHIIEAAFKALGFALREALVETGAVFSTKGAVKLDVSGGAASGGAR